A single region of the Bacillota bacterium genome encodes:
- the spoVT gene encoding stage V sporulation protein T, translated as MKATGIVRRIDDLGRVVIPKEIRRTLRIREGDPLEIFVDRDGEVILKKYSPIGELGDFAKEYADSLYEAVGQVALITDRDTVVAVSGAPKKEFLNKPIGSLVETAMEERKTLVVGGKAEPRIKGSVVGDEEEETKFTAAVIAPIVAEGDPLGAVCICSRDPDVQMTQLEIKLAETAAGFLAKQMEQ; from the coding sequence ATGAAGGCCACGGGCATCGTCAGGCGCATCGATGACCTGGGGCGGGTAGTGATCCCGAAAGAAATACGCCGCACCCTCCGTATCCGCGAGGGTGACCCTCTGGAAATATTCGTAGATCGCGACGGGGAGGTCATCCTCAAGAAGTACTCACCCATCGGGGAACTGGGTGACTTCGCGAAGGAGTACGCCGACTCCCTGTACGAGGCGGTGGGTCAGGTGGCCCTCATCACCGACCGGGACACGGTGGTGGCGGTGTCAGGAGCCCCCAAGAAGGAGTTCCTCAACAAGCCCATCGGATCCCTGGTGGAAACCGCCATGGAAGAGCGCAAGACCCTGGTGGTGGGAGGTAAGGCGGAACCCCGGATTAAGGGAAGCGTGGTTGGGGACGAAGAGGAAGAGACCAAATTCACCGCCGCCGTAATCGCCCCCATCGTGGCGGAGGGCGACCCGCTGGGGGCGGTGTGCATATGCTCCCGCGATCCCGACGTCCAGATGACCCAGCTGGAGATTAAGCTGGCGGAGACCGCCGCCGGGTTCCTGGCCAAGCAGATGGAGCAGTAG